TGCCTTTTCGAAACTTTCGGTCAAGGATAAATTTTCCGTAAAATTTTCAAATAATTTATCATTCTCGATTGCAATTACAGCATCTACGCTTCTTCTCAACTCTTCTTTGCCTCTTATAGCTTTTATCTTTTTCTTTTTCCCTTCAAAAGAAAAAGGGAGCGATATAACGGCAATAGTCATTATTCCCAATCCGCTTGCAATTTCCGAAATAACAGGAGCAGCGCCAGTTCCGGTGCCTCCGCCCATACCTGCTACGATGAACACAAGATGAGCTCCTTTTAACACCTGCACAATTTCTTCCCTTTGTTCTTCACAAGCTCTTTTTGCAGCATCTAAATTGCCGCCTGTTCCCTCGCCCTTAGTTGTATATGTTCCCAATTCTATTTTTATAGGAGCCAATGAGGCCTTTAGCGCTTGAGAATCCGTATTGATATTAATGAATTCTATACCCGAAAAAGTATCTCTTGCCGCCAAATTTACGATATTGCCTCCAGCTCCGCCTACACCAAAAACTTTGATATTTAAAGCGGATTTGCCGTTTATTTTATTATCTATTTTAAACATATTTTAATATACGTTCACTTCGTTCACATATAATGATTACGCCGATTAAAAACCATAGATTACACAGATAATCCAAATCTTTAATCGGTGTAATCGTTATCAAAAAATCTGTGCAATCAATGTTATTCTTTAATGGACCCCGTCTCGTAAAACATCCCGAATTTTTCGGGATACTCTACTTAAAAGAAATTTTTGAACCAATTAAAAACTTTACCTATTGTTTTATCATAAATATTCTCTTTTTCCCACGGGAAATTTTTTTCTTTATCTCTAACACGTTTTCCGTAAGCAATAAGCCCCAACGATGTCGCATATTCCATCGATTCTGAAGGTTTTTGAAAAATAGACGCCTTAGCAATTAAATCCGTTCTAATTCCGCCAATTCTCACGGGTAAATTCATCTTCTGCTCTATGACTTCTTTTAATCCAACAAGATTGGATGTACCACCCGTAAGCACAATACCCGAACCTAATAAAGGCAGATAATTTCCAATTCTTGCAAATATATGCGAAACCAACATTTCGCTTTTCTCTTCTATGATTTCCGCCAATTCCAATTTTCTTATTTTTTTTGCAGTCGGTTTCCCGAAATTTATTTCTTCGTTATTGTCTAACAGATACCTTAGGCAAACTCCATGACTCTTCTTGATTTCCTCGGCTTCTTTTAATGAAATATGCAGTCTGGTTGCTATTTCCCTGGACAAATTTTCTCCTCCATAAGGAAGCGACGACAAATAGGCAGGATATTCTCCTTTATAAATCGCAATATCTGTCAAATGTGAACCCAAGTCTATCAATCCCACCCCTAAATCTTTTTCTTCCGGATAAAGAATAGCTTCTCCGGTGGCAATCATATTTGCAATAACATGTTCTACATCTAATCCTGCTAAATGAACGCATCTTATTGCGTTTTGAATTGCAGTCGTAAGCCCTATTACAGAGGTTAATTTAACTTTCAATTCTTTTCCGAAAAGTCCGATTGGATTTTTACCCCCCCCTACATTATCCAAGATAAACTCCGAGGGCAGAACATGCAACACTTCTAACCCTAAAGATGAAGGGCTTGTTTTAGCTTTAAAAATAACTTCTTTTAGATGTTGAACTCCAATTTCTTCCTGGTCAGTTGATAGAGAAATCTTGCCTTCATTATTGTTTGAATGAAGATGTTGTCCCGAAATGCCGATAAAAGCTGAAGTGATTTCGGTTTTTGCTTTTTTCTCCGCTTTTTGGATTACCCTGCTAATACATTCACAGGCAGCTTTCAAATCAACGATAACTCCCCCTCTAATGCCAACGGA
This genomic stretch from bacterium harbors:
- the ftsA gene encoding cell division protein FtsA, whose protein sequence is MENKNLITGIDLGSSKIAVAIGDCKDGEINLKSYEIEESVGIRGGVIVDLKAACECISRVIQKAEKKAKTEITSAFIGISGQHLHSNNNEGKISLSTDQEEIGVQHLKEVIFKAKTSPSSLGLEVLHVLPSEFILDNVGGGKNPIGLFGKELKVKLTSVIGLTTAIQNAIRCVHLAGLDVEHVIANMIATGEAILYPEEKDLGVGLIDLGSHLTDIAIYKGEYPAYLSSLPYGGENLSREIATRLHISLKEAEEIKKSHGVCLRYLLDNNEEINFGKPTAKKIRKLELAEIIEEKSEMLVSHIFARIGNYLPLLGSGIVLTGGTSNLVGLKEVIEQKMNLPVRIGGIRTDLIAKASIFQKPSESMEYATSLGLIAYGKRVRDKEKNFPWEKENIYDKTIGKVFNWFKNFF
- a CDS encoding cell division FtsZ family protein yields the protein MFKIDNKINGKSALNIKVFGVGGAGGNIVNLAARDTFSGIEFININTDSQALKASLAPIKIELGTYTTKGEGTGGNLDAAKRACEEQREEIVQVLKGAHLVFIVAGMGGGTGTGAAPVISEIASGLGIMTIAVISLPFSFEGKKKKIKAIRGKEELRRSVDAVIAIENDKLFENFTENLSLTESFEKANRVFAELIESLSSHLINPGIVNMDMAAFRKVIEGGREVLLAIGEAEGEDRVSSAVDLAVNSLWLEKNSVRKLKRVLISIMGGEDLNFREVSRVVEMINHRVHPDAYITFGAFALPKYNNKLKVIIVGDTAMVESIQDFKEVSTISSTKKSEGGPFLWKE